One window of Bos indicus isolate NIAB-ARS_2022 breed Sahiwal x Tharparkar chromosome 20, NIAB-ARS_B.indTharparkar_mat_pri_1.0, whole genome shotgun sequence genomic DNA carries:
- the CCNB1 gene encoding G2/mitotic-specific cyclin-B1: MALRITRNTKINAENKAKISMAGAKRVPVAAVATSKPGLRPRTALGDIGNKVSEQPQAKLPLKKEAKTLASGKVTAKKVPKPLEKAPVPVPEPQPEPEPEPEHVKEDKLSPEPILVDTPSPSPMETSGCAPAEEYLCQAFSDVILAVSDVDAEDGADPNLCSEYVKDIYAYLRQLEEEQAVKPKYLMGREVTGNMRAILIDWLVQVQIKFRLLQETMYMTVSIIDRFMQDTYVPKKMLQLVGVTAMFVASKYEEMYPPEIGDFAFVTDNTYTKFQIRQMEMKILRALNFSLGRPLPLHFLRRASKIGEVDVELHTLAKYLMELTMLDYDMVHFPPSQIAAGAFCLALKVLDNGEWTPTLQHYLSYTEESLLVVMQHLAKNVVMVNRGLTKHMTIKNKYATSKHAKISTLAQLNSALVQDLAKAVAKV; the protein is encoded by the exons ATGGCGCTCCGGATCACCAGG AACACGAAGATTAATGCTGAAAATAAGGCGAAGATCAGTATGGCAGGGGCCAAGCGCGTGCCTGTGGCCGCTGTTGCAACATCTAAGCCCGGGCTGAGGCCCCGAACAGCTCTTGGAGACATCGGTAACAAAGTCAGTGAACAACCGCAGGCCAAACTGCCTCTGAAAAAG GAAGCAAAAACTTTAGCTTCTGGAAAAGTTACTGCTAAAAAAGTACCAAAACCTCTGGAAAAGGCTCCTGTACCTGTGCCGGAGCCCCAGCCGGAGCCAGAGCCGGAACCCGAGCATGTTAAGGAAGACAAACTTTCCCCCGAGCCTATTTTG GTCGATACTCCCTCTCCAAGCCCCATGGAAACATCTGGCTGTGCCCCTGCAGAAGAGTATCTGTGTCAGGCTTTCTCAGATGTAATTCTTGCAGTGAGTGATGTGGATGCAGAAGACGGAGCGGATCCAAACCTTTGTAGTGAATATGTAAAAGATATCTATGCTTATCTAAGACAACTTGAG GAAGAGCAAGCAGTCAAACCAAAATACCTAATGGGTCGTGAAGTCACTGGAAACATGAGAGCCATCCTCATTGACTGGCTAGTGCAAGTTCAAATAAAATTCAGATTACTGCAGGAGACCATGTACATGACTGTTTCCATAATTGATCGGTTCATGCAG GATACCTATGTGCCCAAGAAGATGCTGCAGCTGGTTGGAGTCACTGCCATGTTTGTTGCAAGCAAATATGAGGAAATGTACCCTCCAGAAATCGGTGACTTTGCCTTTGTGACTGACAACACCTACACCAAGTTTCAAATCAGACAGATGGAAATGAAGATTCTAAGAGCTTTAAATTTTAGTCTGGGTCGCCCTCTACCCCTGCATTTCCTTCGGAGAGCATCTAAGATTGGAGAG GTTGATGTTGAGCTACATACTCTGGCCAAATATTTGATGGAACTAACTATGCTGGACTACGATATGGTGCACTTTCCTCCTTCTCAGATTGCAGCGGGAGCTTTTTGCTTAGCACTGAAAGTTCTTGATAATGGTGAATGG aCACCAACTCTACAGCATTACCTGTCATATACTGAAGAATCCCTTCTTGTTGTTATGCAACACCTGGCAAAGAATGTGGTCATGGTGAACCGTGGGCTCACAAAGCACATG